In Panicum virgatum strain AP13 chromosome 5K, P.virgatum_v5, whole genome shotgun sequence, the genomic window ggggtaacaatcCAACTTCTCACAAATTACAAAATCAAGTGGGATAGATTCTCCTCATGCCACTGCAGATGTATTAATCCGAAAAGGCCAATTGTCTACATGCTTCCACAATAAATTAAGACAGAACCAACCTCCAGAATAAATCATACAGGTAGTCCTGTTTGTCCACAAGCTTCAACAAATCCTCTTTCTCTTAGACTCACATGGCTTATAAACAATTCACCAAGAGTTATCAGCACAAAAAAGGACCACTGGAAAAGTTAACTTGATCaacaaaaataaacaaaaagaaaTTGCAATCTTCTAATCTAATAAGATCCCCAAGCAATCAAATTCTCAGAACCACTACCACTGGAGCCAAATGGAAGTCGATCCAACACTGTTGATGATCAAACAGTTTTGGCTTTGACCATATAAATATCCAAAAGTGCACATAGTTGATAGATTAACAACATAAGATTGGTACTGCTAGATTAACAACGTTTGAAGTAAAATGTTTATATAGATATTACTAATCAAAGTGTTGTTGGAAACCATGCCATGTTAGGATCCAAATTTTCAGTCATCATATCACTGATATCAGAAATGTTCATTGCCTGTAAAAGCGCAAGTACAAATCCATGGGAAACATATCAGGGCAACATTCAGAGAGAGATGGTTAAACGCGACGCCAACTTGAACCCGCTAAGTTGTTACAGGTGCGTATTGGTGCCCCTAAGGGTCACTTACACCAATCTGCTATGGTTCAATTATAATATTACTAGTTTTCAAACTGTGTAAAACTACTAATTGAACTTCTCGCCTGCTATCCATTttccatccccccccccccccccccacccccgcgGTCCAGTCTCCATTCACGAGTGATGAGAATTAGGTCATCTTCAACGCCGTGCCCCCAACCAATCGCCAACACAGATTGTCTTTGTAGAAGCTGCGGTTGTTTTGGGAAGACGggggagagaggaaaaaaaataagtGGTCCTAGAGAAAGCGGGTCGCACCTTCATCGGGCACCACCTTGTGCTCATGCTCGTCCTCGCCGCTCTTGAGGGAGACGGCGCGCTGCAGCGCCTTCCCTCCCAACCGGATCTGGACCGCTGCGACgggagggcgccggcgccgagcaaCAAAGGCGCGGAGTCACGGCGGAGATCGAGCGCCGGAGTGGCGTCGCCAGAGTTGGTCGAGCACGGGGAGCTAGGCGGAGGTAGCACGCGAGCGGGGGCGAGAGCGGGCGGCGCGGAGTCGCCGGCAGCGGCCGAGCGCTGAGGAGAACTGAAGCAGGACCGCAGGTGCAGGTGGGTTGGGCTGGTGGAATGCGGGGAACTGGTGATGCAAACGGGGACGAGCCACGGTGGTTTGTTTTCAAAACATTTTAACGAATATGCAAAACGTCCAGATTCATCAGAAATTTGGGTGGATTTAATTTGAAATATTGATTCAGGaagtttgaaaacaaaaacatttCTAGGCCACGTGGGAGTTTGTAATATGTTTCttcttcaagaaaaaaaaattcactcaAGTTTAAAATATATGAATTTTTTTCATGCAAAATGTAAACGAGCATGAATAATAAAAatgataaaataaataaataaataagattAACTAAACAATAAGTATATAATATTCTTTTTGTTACACAAATGACCACATATTTTAGCATATATGTGCAATCTACATAGGCTCTGTTTGTTTTCACTTAGCTTATAATCAAAGCATGGCCGAAGCAAAGATTTTCTCACTTCTCCATTCTCGCTTCTTATAGTTCAAATCTCTAAAGTGGATTACCACAGAAGTAAAAATAAGCGAGGCGTTTGGCGGGATTATCGCTTATTTTCACCGATAAGCCGATTATAGTATTACGCTCCACCGGTCCCGTGAGCACTACAGTGTTACAATATCCATGTATATAATTACAAATAAAAATGTTTGCATATTTCAACATTAATCACTTTCATTAACTACACTAGTTAGATAGCTTAAAATTTTCTGTACGATGTTGGCTGTTCAAATAGAAAAACTTGTATATGCATGATTCGAGCGGGATCCAGGACCTTTTGCAATCGGATGGCAACTTGCTTTCACGACGAGCAGTAGAGATTGTTATCCGGAAGAATAGCTATATGTGCAATTTGAAATCCACTTTGCAAATACTGGGGGCACGTAGTCTATGCCATGTTAGTAGAAAATTATTTAGCTATAAACTGTAAACACGTAGGAATGAATAATTAATTTTGTCAAGTGTAGGAAAGGATTTCGCAACTTTTCCTGTTACTGTAAAGGAAAGTCATCGTTTTGTCCTTTGTGGTGCTTAACTTAGCGCAGTACTTTTTGTTATTTGATGATAAGTAAGTTAAATGGCAAATATTAACCAAGATATGTTGGCTAACTGACAGGAAGCCAAATAAATGGGCCAGCTCAAGGTTGGATCATTTTTCAAGCAGTTTTCGTGGTGATAGGATCACCATTTCGCCCACATTTAGCATGTGCAATCATTTCTATCACAAATACTATCGCCATTCTAACGCCTCGTGTTTGTGCATTTAGTCGGTTCAGAGACTTTGGTCAATACATTTTCAACGCGAGCTAGCAGTAAATaaaccgccccccccccccccccccccccccccgactccCCGTGACGAGTTGAACAGGCCAATACGTAGGGTTTATCCAATGGGGGACTCCTTTTTGGGATTCCTAGCGTCTAATCCATTGCCGGGGATCCTTCTCCAAAAGGAAGCGAAGCGCCAATCAAATCAAGTAGCAGATGCGATCAGCAGCTCATGCATGCGCCCCCCGATCAACGATCATCagataccaaaaaaaaaaaatggcgagggcggcggcgatccCGTCCGGCCACGCCTACCTCTCCGTCTCCACCTTCCGCTTCGGGTCCGTGGAGATCGCGGCCACCGTCACCCGCGACGCCGCGGTGGCGGACGCCTGGGTGCGGGGGCTCCGCGCCTCGCACCCGCGCGGCGCGCCGCTCGTGGTCGGCCTCGACTGCAAGTGGaacaagcagcggccgcggcccgccgccgccgccgccggccggggcccCGGCCCCGCGTGGACGGCGGCCCCCGGCCGGGCGGCCGTCCTCCAGCtctgcgcgggcggcggcgccggctgcctcGTCCTCCAGCTGCTCTACCTCGGGCGCGTCCCGGAGGTGCTCCGCGCGTTCCTCCGCGACCCGCGGGTGCGGTTCGTGGGCGTCGGCGtcgtgggcgccgccgcgcggctgGCCGCCGACCACGGGCTCGCGTGCGCCGCGCCCGTGGAGCTGGCGGGGCCCTGCGACGGCTACCTGGGCCTCGCGGGCGGGGGCGGCAGGCTGCTGGGCCTCAAGGAGTACGCCAAGGAGGTGCTGGACCTCAACATGGAGAAGCCCGACGCCGTCGCCATGAGCGACTGGGAGAAGCGGGACCTGGAGCGGGGCCAGGTCGGGTACGCCGTCGTCGACGCCTACGTGTCCTACAGGCTGGGCGAGAGGGTCTTGTTGGGCCGCTGACGCGGCGCTGCATGGGCCGGCCCGTCGTCGTTCGTTCTGCTACCTGCTGAATTCGGCCGTCGCTTCGTGATCTTCTCTTGCTAACCGACGAGCAGTTCGTCGTCGTTAGTCAGATTATTCCCTGCTTTTGAGTTTGGCTCCACAGTGGAAGTTTATATGAGCAGGCTCAGGGaacatatatacacacatacagACTCGAGTCTCTGGGAAATGATCGGTTAACGAATTGACGAGTTTAACTGTGATGTGTTGTTTACCAAAGATTCAAAGCTGAAGGATGGACATTTTCTTTGGTGTCTTTGATGATTTCCCAATGTCGCTATGCTGCATTTTGTTTGTAGAGGATCGTTCAAACTACTTTCAGTTTAGCACCATCCAGGAATGCATCGCATATGTTTTGCCCAGCATGGTGTGGATAATAGACTAAAATCGATTTGGTATCTAGAGTTCTAGAATCGCTTTTGGGCACTGTTGGACAAGGAGTGACCTTGATGCATGTGTATGCATGCTGAAATCACAGCAATTGAATTATTGGCCAAAACATCGGTGGATGACACATTTAGGAACAGAACATTTTGACTACTCGTGTTTATGTTGGTTAATCATGTCTTCTTCCATCTTCTAAAAAAGATAAATACCT contains:
- the LOC120709743 gene encoding uncharacterized protein LOC120709743; protein product: MARAAAIPSGHAYLSVSTFRFGSVEIAATVTRDAAVADAWVRGLRASHPRGAPLVVGLDCKWNKQRPRPAAAAAGRGPGPAWTAAPGRAAVLQLCAGGGAGCLVLQLLYLGRVPEVLRAFLRDPRVRFVGVGVVGAAARLAADHGLACAAPVELAGPCDGYLGLAGGGGRLLGLKEYAKEVLDLNMEKPDAVAMSDWEKRDLERGQVGYAVVDAYVSYRLGERVLLGR